A region of Marasmius oreades isolate 03SP1 chromosome 9, whole genome shotgun sequence DNA encodes the following proteins:
- a CDS encoding uncharacterized protein (BUSCO:EOG09262IY3), translated as MDVKTAKRRKLTDKSLPNVILQNPEFAEDSKMYQSLLDMERKLDWTMTRKRVDIQDSLSRTPTTTRTLRIFLSHTVSCQPWQTDEHANLENGENIPAWQFKIEGRLLELPNQRAKDKTPPRKFSTFIKRMVVELDRDTKLYPESNIVEWPRATGSQNPLMDGFTVRRTGDTPTAVRVVIFLDHYPEQFKVAPELGNILAIKEESRLGVVQALWSYIKINGLQDKADRRMVHANAELRPIFGGHETVPFAKLPEFVTRYLMPPEPILLHYQLDPSMLPPERPSAWDVEIKMEDAAAKARLGVLIQPNKEATVQITKMDEEIALLAQSLHNSHLKRTFLESFANDPALFIQTWLESQSRDLETILGSGPTEGLTVRQEELRRSEFFKLPWVEEAVAVQEGLRLAAKANQQQTT; from the exons ATGGACGTCAAAACAGCAAA GCGAAGAAAACTTACCGACAAATCTCTACCGAATGTAATCCTTCAAAACCCTGAATTCGCAGAGGACTCCAAGATGTATCAAAGCCTTTTAGATATGGAGAGAAAACTAGACTGGACAATGACGAGAAAGAGGGTAGACATCCAGGATTCGTTGTCTAGGACTCCCACT ACGACACGAACATTACGGATATTTCTCAGTCACACCGTATCTTGCCAACCCTGGCAAACGGATGAGCACGCGAACCTGGAAAATGGAGAGAACATCCCCGCATGGCAATTCAAAATTGAAGGACGGCTTTTAGAG CTCCCGAATCAACGTGCAAAAGATAAAACGCCACCGAGAAAGTTCTCGACGTTTATAAAGAGGATGGTCGTTGAACTCGATCGAGATACGAAATTGTATCCAGAAAGCAATATTGTTGAG TGGCCACGGGCAACCGGGTCCCAAAATCCTCTTATGGACGGATTCACTGTTCGACGCACAGGCGATACACCGACCGCCGTTAGAGTCGTTATCTTCCTCGACCATTATCCAGAACAGTTCAAGGTTGCCCCAGAACTTG GCAATATACTCGCAATCAAAGAAGAAAGTCGGTTAGGCGTTGTACAGGCATTATGGAGTTACATCAAAATCAACGGACTACAGGATAAGGCAGACAGGAGGATGGTTCATGCAAATGCAGAATTGAGACCG ATCTTCGGTGGCCACGAAACTGTTCCGTTTGCGAAACTTCCCGAGTTCGTAACACGATATTTAATGCCTCCCGAGCCCATCTTGCTACACTATCAACTTGACCCCTCTATGTTACCTCCGGAGAGACCTTCAGCTTGGGATGTGGAGATTAAGATGGAGGATGCAGCAGCCAAAGCCAGGCTGGGGGTGTTAATACAGCCGAATAAAGAAGCCACCGTACAGATCACTAAGATGGATGAAGAG ATTGCATTGCTCGCACAATCCTTACACAACTCACACCTGAAGCGAACTTTCCTTGAGTCTTTCGCGAACGATCCGGCGTTGTTTATCCAAACGTGGTTGGAAAGCCAGTCGAGAGATTTAGAAACGATACTCGGGAGCGGACCTACGGAAGGGCTGACCGTTCGGCAGGAAGAGTTGAGGAGGAGTGAGTTCTTCAAATTACCGTGGGTCGAGGAG GCGGTTGCGGTACAAGAAGGGCTTAGACTGGCGGCAAAGGCTAATCAGCAGCAGACGACGTAA